Proteins from one Cryptomeria japonica chromosome 4, Sugi_1.0, whole genome shotgun sequence genomic window:
- the LOC131065497 gene encoding phospholipase A1-Igamma1, chloroplastic-like, with amino-acid sequence MIQSAYIPNNRTPFVRTNCTTAGNTKVKSSRVSSSSSTNLRILAARNRSSKSLLNGEAAQTNRFSPVELQKFARRLEEVYRNSPTVSPKEDLGHDWRKYQGSNNWEGLLDPLSPKLRREIVKYGEFAQATYDAFDFDAHSKYCGSCRYNRQRLLEKLHLQNTGYRVSKYLYAMSDVHMPKFFGRSNSMDPWSKGSNWMGYVAVSTDEETKRLGRRDIMVAWRGTVTQLEWMENLRDILHPVGDLGCSECTAIKVERGFLSIYTSKNDATRYNKHSASEQGMDEIRRLVALYTGRGEEVSISICWHSLGGALALLNAFEIAAKGMNVHANDPTPKVPVIVFSFGAPRVGNGAFKDAVEELGVKVLRVVGKQDVVPKMPGILFNEGMEKYEKVMGRMLESLPWSYKHVGVELGLEIKKSPFLKSNPDLAGCHNLEVYLDLLDGFESSTVPFRSEARRDVALVNKASDMLRKDLMVPSNWHQLENKGLVCNCYGRWVQPERDVDDVPSPHGLGNFSS; translated from the exons ATGATTCAATCGGCATACATCCCTAACAACCGCACGCCGTTCGTGAGAACCAACTGCACGACTGCCGGGAACACCAAGGTAAAAAGCTCTAGGGTTTCCTCGTCTTCTTCCACAAATCTTCGCATTCTCGCGGCCCGAAACAGATCCTCGAAATCTCTGTTAAATGGCG AAGCTGCGCAGACGAACAGATTCAGTCCCGTTGAATTGCAAAAATTCGCGAGGCGGCTCGAAGAGGTTTACAGAAACAGCCCAACGGTGTCTCCAAAAGAGGATTTAGGTCACGACTGGAGAAAATACCAGGGTTCCAATAACTGGGAAGGGCTTCTCGACCCTTTGAGTCCAAAACTCAGGCGAGAGATTGTAAAATACGGGGAATTCGCACAGGCGACCTACGACGCCTTCGACTTCGATGCGCACTCCAAATACTGCGGCAGTTGCCGGTACAACCGGCAAAGGCTGTTGGAGAAACTGCACCTGCAAAACACGGGTTACCGGGTCAGCAAGTATCTGTACGCCATGTCTGACGTCCACATGCCCAAGTTCTTCGGGCGGTCGAATTCGATGGACCCATGGAGCAAAGGCTCCAACTGGATGGGCTACGTGGCAGTTAGCACCGATGAGGAGACGAAGCGCCTTGGGAGGCGTGACATCATGGTGGCGTGGCGTGGCACTGTCACACAGCTGGAATGGATGGAGAATCTGCGTGATATTCTTCACCCGGTCGGTGACCTCGGCTGTTCCGAGTGCACCGCTATTAAGGTGGAGCGTGGGTTTCTCAGTATTTATACTTCTAAAAATGACGCCACCCGCTACAACAAGCACAGCGCTTCAGAGCAAGGGATGGATGAAATACGCCGCTTGGTGGCGCTGTACACAGGGCGTGGTGAGGAGGTGAGCATTAGCATCTGTTGGCACAGTCTCGGTGGCGCCCTAGCGCTTCTTAATGCCTTTGAAATAGCCGCTAAGGGAATGAAtgtgcatgcaaatgatccgactCCGAAAGTTCCCGTTATTGTTTTCTCTTTCGGGGCTCCACGGGTGGGCAACGGTGCTTTTAAGGACGCAGTGGAGGAGCTCGGCGTGAAGGTCTTACGTGTTGTGGGTAAGCAAGACGTGGTGCCCAAAATGCCCGGCATTTTGTTCAATGAAGGGATGGAGAAATATGAGAAAGTAATGGGGCGTATGTTAGAGTCTCTCCCTTGGTCATATAAACATGTAGGGGTTGAATTAGGGTTGGAGATCAAGAAATCTCCGTTCTTGAAGAGTAACCCTGATCTGGCCGGGTGTCATAATTTGGAGGTGTATTTGGATTTGTTAGATGGGTTTGAAAGCTCGACTGTCCCATTCAGATCTGAAGCTCGACGTGATGTGGCATTGGTTAATAAGGCCTCTGATATGTTGCGGAAGGATTTGATGGTGCCCAGTAATTGGCATCAATTGGAAAACAAAGGGTTAGTGTGTAATTGCTATGGAAGGTGGGTACAGCCTGAGCGAGATGTTGATGATGTGCCCTCTCCACACGGCCTCGGCAACTTCTCAAGCTAA